The Coregonus clupeaformis isolate EN_2021a chromosome 6, ASM2061545v1, whole genome shotgun sequence genome has a segment encoding these proteins:
- the LOC121568294 gene encoding extracellular calcium-sensing receptor-like, whose amino-acid sequence MSLSPAPALDPSLAGSLGLLHLAVVAGGLSLLWSASASGSGLESVRCRIQGTPRPPAFSQDGDFVIGGVFSIHYDMNTVEHSYTSLPEPLQCTGSMDSRELRFSRAMVFAVEEINNSSDLLPGVTLGYQVHDSCASVPMAVKVAFQLANGLDPMFDTGEKCSGSATVTAIVGESASTPTISMLRIIGPFGIPQVSHSSTCACLSDKKQYPTFFRTIPSDQFQAAALARLIRYFGWTWIGAVRSDSDYGNNGMAAFLKAAQEQGICVEYSEAFYRTNPLSRVQRVADVIRSSTALVVVAFVASGDMRILLKELDRLPSPPRQWIGSETWITDPDMVRFSLCAGAIGFGIQRSVIPGLRDFLLDLSPQKVSSSPLLTEFWEGAFGCRLEIGIYSVGVKEKVCDGSEDIQWLQTPYTDTSQLRVTNMVYKAVYAIAHAIHSIVCEESANSTVHCDKNLNVKPTQVLERVRRVNFSRNGYQVSFDANGDPVATYELVNWQIGESGKMKFVTVGRYDASLPPDQRFHIEREITWVKNSTQVPVSVCSESCPPGTRKAAQKGKPVCCYDCIPCAEGEISNNTDSSDCLICPEDHWPNTERDRCVLKPVEFLSFHEVLGIILTAFSVGGACLAISTATVFYRHRTSAIVRANNSELSFLLLFSLTLCFLCSLTFIGRPSEWSCMLRHTAFGITFVLCISCVLGKTIVVLMAFRATLPDSNVMKWFGPPQQRLTVVSFTFIQALICTLWLVLSPPFPVKNLTTYKQRIILECDVGSAIGFWAVLGYIGLLALLCFVLAFLARKLPDNFNEAKFITFSMLIFCAVWITFIPAYVSSPGKFTVAVEIFAIITSSFGLFFLLFVPKCFIILFRPEKNTKKHLMGKNTL is encoded by the exons ATGAGTCTCTCTCCGGCTCCTGCTCTGGATCCAAGTCTGGCTGGTAGTCTGGGTCTTCTACATCTGGCTGTGGTGGCTGGTGGGCTTTCCTTGCTCtggtctgcctctgcctctggctCTGGGCTGGAGTCTGTCAGATGCAGGATCCAGGGCACCCCTCGTCCTCCGGCGTTCTCCCAGGACGGGGACTTTGTCATCGGGGGTGTTTTCTCCATCCACTACGACATGAACACTGTGGAACACAGCTACACCAGCCTGCCTGAACCCCTGCAGTGCACCGGGAG TATGGATTCCCGTGAGTTGCGCTTCTCACGCGCCATGGTCTTCGCAGTTGAGGAAATAAACAACAGTTCGGACCTGCTACCGGGTGTCACGCTTGGTTATCAAGTGCACGACTCGTGCGCCTCAGTCCCGATGGCCGTGAAAGTGGCCTTCCAGCTGGCTAACGGCCTGGACCCCATGTTTGATACCGGAGAAAAGTGCTCGGGGTCGGCTACGGTGACAGCTATTGTGGGCGAGTCTGCCTCCACACCTACCATCAGCATGTTGCGCATCATCGGCCCTTTTGGCATTCCTCAG GTGAGCCACTCATCCACCTGTGCGTGTCTGAGTGATAAGAAACAGTATCCAACCTTCTTCAGAACCATCCCCAGTGACCAGTTCCAGGCTGCCGCTCTGGCCCGCCTCATCAGATACTTCGGCTGGACCTGGATTGGGGCGGTCCGTTCCGACTCCGACTACGGTAATAACGGCATGGCGGCGTTCCTAAAGGCGGCACAAGAGCAGGGCATCTGTGTGGAGTACTCTGAAGCCTTCTACCGTACCAACCCACTCAGCAGAGTGCAACGGGTGGCCGACGTGATCCGCAG CTCCACAGCCCTGGTGGTGGTTGCATTCGTAGCCTCTGGGGACATGAGGATCCTGCTGAAGGAGTTGGACCGTCTGCCCTCTCCGCCCCGCCAGTGGATCGGGAGTGAGACCTGGATCACCGACCCAGATATGGTGCGCTTCAGCCTGTGTGCCGGGGCCATCGGATTTGGCATCCAGCGCTCTGTCATCCCCGGCCTCAGGGACTTCCTCCTGGACCTCTCCCCCCAGAAGGTGTCCAGCTCTCCCCTGCTCACTGAGTTCTGGGAGGGAGCCTTTGGCTGTCGGCTGGAGATAGGTATCTACA GTGTTGGGGTTAAGGAGAAGGTGTGTGATGGCAGTGAGGATATACAGTGGCTGCAGACCCCCTACACAGATACATCCCAGCTGCGTGTCACTAACATGGTGTATAAAGCTGTTTACGCCATAGCACACGCCATCCACAGCATTGTTTGTGAAGAGAGTGCAAACTCCACTGTGCACTGTGACAAAAACCTCAATGTGAAACCAACACAG GTCctggagagagtgaggagggtgaATTTCTCCCGTAACGGGTACCAGGTGTCTTTCGATGCCAACGGGGACCCAGTGGCCACCTATGAGCTGGTGAACTGGCAGATAGGGGAGAGTGGGAAGATGAAATTTGTGACAGTGGGGCGCTATGATGCATCCCTGCCCCCTGACCAGAGGTTTCACATCGAGAGGGAAATCACCTGGGTAAAGAACAGTACACAGGTGCCTGTGTCAGTGTGCAGTGAGAGCTGTCCCCCAGGCACTCGTAAGGCTGCACAGAAAGGAAAGCCTGTCTGCTGTTATGACTGTATCCCATGTGCAGAGGGAGAGATCAGCAATAACACAG ATTCTTCAGACTGTCTGATCTGTCCTGAGGACCACTGGCCCAACACTGAGAGAGACCGCTGCGTCCTCAAGCCTGTGGAGTTCCTGTCCTTCCACGAGGTTCTCGGAATAATCCTGACTGCCTTCTCTGTGGGCGGGGCTTGTCTGGCCATCTCCACGGCAACCGTCTTCTACCGCCACCGAACTTCGGCCATCGTCAGGGCCAACAACTCTGAGCTGAGCTTCCTGCTGCTCTTCTCCTTGACTCTGTGTTTTCTGTGTTCTCTTACTTTCATTGGCCGGCCCTCTGAGTGGTCCTGTATGCTGCGCCACACAGCGTTTGGGATCACCTTCGTCCTCTGCATCTCTTGTGTTCTGGGGAAAACAATAGTGGTGTTGATGGCCTTCAGGGCTACACTTCCAGACAGTAATGTCATGAAATGGTTTGGgcctccacagcagagattgacTGTGGTGTCCTTCACGTTTATCCAGGCTTTGATATGCACTCTGTGGTTGGTCCTGTCCCCTCCCTTCCCCGTTAAAAACCTCACTACCTACAAGCAAAGGATCATTCTAGAGTGTGATGTGGGTTCAGCCATTGGTTTCTGGGCTGTGTTGGGGTATATAGGACTCCTGGCTCTCTTGTGCTTTGTGCTGGCTTTTCTGGCTCGAAAGCTGCCTGATAACTTCAATGAGGCCAAATTCATCACCTTCAGCATGCTCATATTCTGTGCAGTCTGGATCACCTTTATCCCAGCTTATGTCAGCTCTCCTGGGAAGTTCACTGTAGCTGTGGAGATATTTGCTATCATCACCTCTAGCTTTGGGTTGTTCTTTTTATTATTTGTTCCAAAATGCTTTATTATTCTGTTCAGGCCGGAGAAGAACACCAAGAAACACCTTATGGGGAAGAACACATTGTAA